From the Campylobacter sp. CNRCH_2014_0184h genome, one window contains:
- the hpf gene encoding ribosome hibernation-promoting factor, HPF/YfiA family has translation MNTSIVGKQFELTESIKEYVEKSFDALSKYGLDVISARCVISADERHGKKGFWAEFSINLAGINTVVVKQKDKDLYAAIDLAIDRISKVLRRLHDKNITHKHQDEIKENLVLPSVIEEDEIVPMELELYKPLEIEEALEKLKASKDIFLVFNDIDAKMRVLYKKKDGKFGLF, from the coding sequence ATGAATACAAGTATAGTTGGAAAGCAATTTGAGCTAACTGAGTCTATAAAAGAGTATGTGGAAAAAAGCTTTGATGCTTTAAGTAAATATGGCTTAGATGTGATTTCTGCGCGTTGTGTTATAAGTGCTGATGAAAGGCATGGAAAGAAAGGATTTTGGGCTGAATTCAGCATTAACTTAGCTGGTATTAATACAGTGGTTGTAAAGCAAAAGGATAAAGACTTATATGCTGCTATAGATTTAGCTATTGATAGAATTTCTAAGGTTTTAAGAAGATTGCATGATAAAAATATTACCCATAAGCATCAAGATGAGATAAAAGAAAATTTAGTATTGCCAAGTGTGATTGAAGAAGATGAGATAGTTCCAATGGAGCTTGAACTATATAAACCTTTAGAAATTGAAGAAGCATTAGAAAAGCTAAAAGCAAGTAAGGATATATTTTTAGTTTTTAATGACATCGATGCAAAAATGAGAGTGTTGTATAAGAAAAAAGATGGTAAATTTGGTTTATTTTAA
- a CDS encoding bactofilin family protein, translating to MAIFNKGSIATVSETTVISNGAKIEGKFYFDSMLHLDGEITGVIDSSNVIVIGKSGVLKGQVKASKIVINGVFEGEMQVDSLEILSGGVLNGNIIVKQLSIENGGKFNGSSKIIEKDEELATIDVSIENSENAS from the coding sequence ATGGCAATCTTTAATAAAGGCTCTATTGCTACAGTATCCGAAACTACAGTCATTTCAAACGGAGCAAAAATAGAAGGAAAATTTTATTTTGACTCTATGCTTCATTTAGATGGAGAGATTACAGGTGTGATTGATTCTTCTAATGTGATAGTGATAGGTAAAAGTGGTGTTTTAAAAGGACAAGTTAAGGCAAGTAAGATAGTGATTAATGGGGTTTTTGAAGGAGAAATGCAAGTTGATTCTTTGGAAATTTTATCCGGTGGTGTGCTTAATGGTAATATCATAGTTAAACAATTAAGCATTGAAAATGGTGGAAAATTTAATGGAAGCAGTAAAATAATTGAAAAAGACGAAGAACTTGCAACTATTGATGTGAGCATAGAAAATTCAGAAAATGCAAGCTAA
- a CDS encoding CZB domain-containing protein: MIKFSSNFAQLISNANSTSSHAKRIASEIFVSLAKLDHVAFKLNGYNEIIHASGKALSDHLSCRLAKWIAGVGKERFSSGRAFGKLNLPHQKVHENINQAVALAHNENTGNELVQNQILDKCSNAEKASEDLFILFKEMLEEKDPNIENKEEK, translated from the coding sequence ATTATAAAATTCTCTAGTAATTTTGCTCAATTAATCTCTAATGCAAATTCAACTAGCTCACACGCTAAACGTATTGCTTCTGAAATTTTTGTTTCCTTAGCAAAATTAGATCATGTTGCTTTTAAATTAAATGGTTACAATGAAATCATTCATGCTTCAGGTAAAGCACTCTCTGATCATTTAAGTTGTAGACTTGCAAAATGGATTGCAGGTGTGGGCAAAGAAAGATTTTCTAGTGGAAGAGCTTTTGGTAAGTTAAATTTACCACACCAAAAGGTGCATGAAAATATCAACCAAGCCGTTGCCTTGGCACATAATGAAAATACAGGCAATGAATTAGTTCAAAATCAAATTCTAGATAAATGCTCAAATGCTGAAAAAGCCTCTGAAGATTTATTTATACTCTTTAAAGAAATGCTTGAAGAAAAAGATCCAAACATTGAAAATAAAGAAGAAAAATAA
- the rpe gene encoding ribulose-phosphate 3-epimerase, translating to MYVAPSLLSANFLNLENEIKDVCEAGADLLHIDVMDGHFVPNLTFGPCVIENISKITSVPLDVHLMVHNVSSFVDLFIPIKPKFISFHLEAENHPIRVCEYIRKNSIHPAIVLNPHTPVSSIEHILEFVDMVLLMSVNPGFGGQNFLPLVYDKIRQLREMIDRKNLKVFIEVDGGVNGLNAPDLDEAGADILVAGSYIFSSQDKKTAINSLKLEF from the coding sequence ATGTATGTAGCACCAAGTTTATTGTCTGCAAATTTTTTAAATTTGGAAAATGAGATTAAAGATGTGTGTGAAGCAGGGGCTGATTTGTTACACATTGATGTGATGGATGGGCATTTTGTACCAAATCTTACTTTTGGTCCTTGTGTGATTGAAAATATTTCAAAAATTACTTCAGTGCCTTTAGATGTGCATTTAATGGTGCATAATGTTAGTAGTTTTGTAGATTTATTTATCCCAATAAAGCCAAAATTTATTAGTTTTCATTTGGAAGCTGAAAATCATCCTATTAGGGTGTGTGAGTATATAAGAAAAAATAGTATTCATCCTGCTATTGTTTTAAATCCACATACTCCAGTTTCAAGTATAGAGCATATTTTAGAATTTGTAGATATGGTGCTTTTAATGAGTGTTAATCCAGGCTTTGGCGGGCAAAATTTTTTACCTTTAGTGTATGATAAAATTAGACAGTTAAGAGAAATGATAGATAGGAAAAATCTTAAAGTTTTTATAGAAGTAGATGGTGGGGTAAATGGTTTAAATGCGCCTGATTTAGATGAAGCAGGAGCTGATATTTTAGTCGCAGGTAGTTATATCTTTTCCTCGCAAGATAAAAAAACAGCAATCAATTCTTTAAAGCTTGAATTTTGA
- a CDS encoding YdcH family protein has protein sequence MLHEFRDLITELKGKDMHFDKLFEDHNELDHKIKDAEEGRIHLDSLEIANLKKEKLRLKDELNTYLSNYKK, from the coding sequence ATGCTACATGAATTTAGAGATTTAATTACCGAGCTAAAAGGTAAAGACATGCACTTTGATAAATTGTTTGAAGATCACAATGAACTTGATCACAAAATCAAAGACGCAGAAGAAGGCAGAATTCATCTAGATAGCTTGGAAATTGCAAATCTTAAAAAAGAAAAACTAAGATTAAAAGATGAGCTAAACACTTATTTATCAAATTATAAAAAATAA
- a CDS encoding endonuclease III domain-containing protein: MNGYEIFKALVNANIDYQDFEWLENNTLSEFEILISVVLTQNTNWKNVLKALTNLKQANITKIEDLSKLNTQDLALLIKPSGFYNTKAKYIKNFTQKYFQYFNSFEFFKEEVDREWLLSIKGFGQESADGILNYICKKEVLVVDAYGAKIANYLGYECQSYDELADFLKKDIAKNQQELCVLLKKECKLYELYQIFHALIVSFCKMHFQGKKLSADGALILDPLKF, translated from the coding sequence ATGAATGGATATGAAATTTTTAAAGCTTTAGTTAATGCAAATATTGATTATCAAGATTTTGAGTGGCTAGAAAATAATACTTTGAGCGAGTTTGAAATTTTAATTTCTGTGGTTTTAACTCAAAATACAAACTGGAAAAATGTATTGAAAGCTTTGACAAATTTAAAACAAGCAAATATTACTAAGATAGAAGATTTATCAAAGTTAAACACTCAAGATTTAGCGCTTTTAATAAAACCAAGTGGATTTTATAATACTAAGGCAAAATATATTAAAAATTTTACTCAAAAATATTTTCAATATTTTAATTCTTTTGAGTTTTTTAAAGAAGAAGTAGATAGAGAATGGCTTTTGAGTATTAAGGGTTTTGGTCAAGAAAGTGCAGATGGAATTTTAAATTATATATGTAAAAAAGAAGTTTTAGTAGTTGATGCTTATGGTGCAAAAATAGCTAATTATTTAGGCTATGAGTGTCAAAGTTATGATGAATTAGCAGATTTTTTAAAAAAAGACATAGCTAAAAATCAACAAGAATTGTGTGTTTTGTTAAAAAAAGAATGTAAATTATACGAGCTTTATCAAATTTTTCATGCTTTAATTGTTTCTTTTTGTAAAATGCATTTTCAAGGTAAAAAACTTTCAGCAGATGGCGCACTTATTTTAGACCCTTTAAAATTTTAA
- a CDS encoding DEAD/DEAH box helicase: MQAKLYEYLLSNKTELIVCENDKEADELAQVCLFLNLKTFVLPDFRAEFGSDLRSFSKELFEICKVLNAYHKEDENKILISPIKTILQKLPGKKHLKNIILKRNSLLVLEKFKEEILHSGYEFVDIVQDKGEVSIRGDIIDIFTINEEQPFRILLFSDEIESIRYFDIHTQKSIPSELSKIEICPFLSAFNQEQYENLQEKIQNFQSQSIVNDVNSLGFWCVDDFCDYLDLNFVSIKNFDVNDFEEDISKINQNILPEPRFCKDLVSSYNHDFFTFHKDKKITILAKNEALFKALNLQEFSNIKLKISQERINLITQDELIISLNKKEKSKRVRKASLVIDELRVGDFVVHEDYGVAKFLGLEIIIIAGAKKEFVALGYLNNDKLLLPVENLYMIDKYIGASGGVPLLDKLGKGSFLKIKERLKEKLFAIASNIVSLAAARALIKAKELKISQELQDEFINKAGFFYTKDQSQVCQEITQDLKSSQVMDRLLSGDVGFGKTEVAMNAIFTCVKSGYTALFFVPTTLLSAQHFKTLKRRFDSFDIEVFKLDRFTSAKEKKQVLAFLKENKPCVVVGTHSLLGIECENLGLVVIDEEHKFGVKQKEKLKELSKNSHILSMSATPIPRSLNQALSSLKSYSVLQTPPEDRLDVRTFVRESNDALIKEAISRELRRAGQIFYIHNHIASIDGCKKYLLDLFPNLKILILHSKIDAKITEEEMIKFENKEYDLLLCTSIVESGIDLANANTIIVENSDRFGMADLHQLRGRVGRSAKQGYCYFLIEDKEKITKDSLKRLTSLESNSYLGSGSVLAYHDLEIRGGGNLLGVDQSGHIEQIGYSLYLKMLEDEINKLSKKEEVKEKKIDLKLNINAFLNSEYISEDRLRLELYRRLSKCMSVNEVYEIESEMNDRFGRPDIFTKQFLDLIIIKILASKHYKLVSNYEQNICFVKDDESKEVIKAKSKDDDDVIEAILMHLRKSEKA; the protein is encoded by the coding sequence ATGCAAGCTAAATTATATGAATATTTATTAAGTAACAAAACTGAGTTAATAGTTTGTGAGAATGATAAAGAAGCAGATGAGTTAGCTCAAGTTTGTTTATTTTTAAATTTAAAAACTTTCGTTTTACCTGATTTTAGAGCAGAATTTGGTAGTGACTTGCGCTCTTTTTCTAAAGAGCTTTTTGAAATTTGTAAAGTTTTAAATGCTTATCACAAAGAAGATGAAAATAAAATTTTAATTTCTCCTATAAAAACAATTTTGCAAAAACTCCCCGGGAAAAAGCATCTCAAAAATATTATTCTTAAAAGAAATTCACTTCTTGTTTTAGAGAAATTTAAAGAAGAAATTTTACATAGTGGGTATGAGTTTGTAGATATAGTTCAAGATAAGGGTGAGGTTTCAATACGCGGGGATATTATAGATATTTTTACAATTAACGAAGAACAGCCTTTTAGAATTTTGCTTTTTTCAGATGAGATAGAAAGTATAAGATATTTTGATATTCATACACAAAAATCAATCCCAAGTGAACTTTCAAAAATTGAAATTTGTCCATTTTTAAGTGCTTTTAATCAAGAGCAATATGAAAATCTACAAGAAAAAATTCAAAATTTTCAAAGTCAAAGCATTGTTAATGATGTTAATTCTTTAGGATTTTGGTGTGTTGATGATTTTTGTGATTATTTAGATTTAAATTTTGTGAGTATAAAAAATTTTGATGTAAATGATTTTGAAGAAGATATTAGTAAAATCAATCAAAATATTTTACCTGAACCAAGATTTTGTAAAGATTTAGTAAGTTCTTATAATCATGATTTTTTCACTTTTCACAAAGATAAAAAAATTACTATTTTGGCAAAAAATGAAGCTTTGTTTAAAGCTTTAAATTTACAAGAATTTTCAAATATTAAATTAAAAATATCTCAAGAAAGAATCAACCTAATCACTCAAGATGAGCTTATTATCTCTTTAAATAAAAAAGAAAAAAGTAAAAGAGTTAGAAAAGCAAGTTTGGTAATAGATGAGCTTAGGGTTGGGGATTTTGTTGTACATGAAGATTATGGTGTAGCTAAATTTTTAGGTCTTGAGATTATTATAATTGCAGGAGCAAAAAAAGAATTTGTAGCTCTTGGGTATTTAAATAATGATAAGCTTTTATTGCCTGTTGAAAATTTGTATATGATTGATAAATATATCGGTGCAAGTGGTGGCGTGCCTTTACTTGATAAGCTTGGAAAAGGAAGTTTTCTAAAAATCAAAGAAAGATTAAAAGAAAAATTATTTGCCATTGCTTCAAATATAGTTTCTTTAGCAGCAGCTAGAGCTTTGATAAAAGCAAAAGAATTAAAAATTTCTCAAGAATTACAAGATGAATTTATCAATAAAGCAGGATTTTTTTATACTAAAGATCAAAGTCAAGTTTGTCAAGAAATCACTCAAGATTTAAAAAGTTCTCAAGTAATGGATAGGCTTTTAAGTGGTGATGTGGGCTTTGGTAAAACAGAAGTTGCTATGAATGCTATATTTACTTGTGTAAAAAGTGGCTATACAGCTTTGTTTTTTGTGCCAACTACTTTACTTTCAGCCCAGCATTTTAAAACCTTAAAACGAAGATTTGATTCTTTTGATATAGAGGTTTTTAAACTAGATCGTTTTACTAGTGCTAAAGAAAAAAAACAAGTTTTGGCATTTTTAAAAGAAAATAAGCCTTGTGTGGTGGTTGGAACGCATTCTCTTTTAGGGATTGAGTGTGAAAATTTGGGTTTAGTCGTGATAGATGAGGAGCATAAATTTGGTGTAAAACAAAAAGAAAAACTCAAAGAATTAAGTAAAAACTCCCATATTCTATCTATGTCAGCAACACCTATACCAAGAAGCTTAAATCAAGCTCTTAGTTCTTTAAAATCATATAGTGTTTTACAAACTCCACCTGAGGATCGTTTGGATGTGCGTACCTTTGTTAGAGAAAGTAATGACGCTTTGATTAAAGAAGCTATTTCAAGAGAATTAAGAAGAGCAGGACAGATTTTTTATATACACAATCATATAGCAAGTATTGATGGGTGTAAAAAATATCTTTTAGATTTGTTTCCGAATTTAAAAATTTTAATCTTGCATTCTAAAATTGATGCAAAAATTACTGAAGAAGAAATGATTAAATTTGAAAATAAAGAATATGACTTATTGCTTTGTACTTCTATAGTTGAAAGTGGTATTGATTTAGCAAATGCAAACACTATCATAGTGGAAAATTCAGATCGCTTTGGTATGGCTGATTTGCACCAACTTAGAGGAAGAGTAGGGCGTAGTGCTAAGCAAGGATATTGCTATTTTTTGATTGAAGATAAGGAAAAAATCACAAAAGATTCTTTAAAAAGACTTACGAGCTTAGAGAGTAATTCTTATTTAGGCTCAGGAAGCGTGCTTGCTTATCATGATTTAGAAATTCGTGGGGGTGGAAATTTATTAGGAGTGGATCAAAGTGGGCATATAGAGCAAATTGGTTATAGCTTGTATCTTAAAATGTTAGAAGATGAGATTAATAAGCTAAGTAAAAAAGAAGAGGTTAAAGAGAAAAAAATAGATCTAAAGCTTAACATCAATGCCTTTTTAAATAGTGAGTATATTAGTGAAGATCGTTTGAGATTAGAACTTTATAGAAGACTTAGCAAGTGTATGAGTGTTAATGAAGTCTATGAGATAGAAAGTGAGATGAATGATCGTTTTGGAAGGCCTGATATCTTCACAAAGCAGTTTTTGGATTTAATCATTATAAAAATTTTAGCTAGCAAGCATTATAAACTAGTGAGTAATTATGAGCAAAATATTTGTTTTGTAAAAGATGATGAGAGCAAGGAAGTCATTAAGGCAAAAAGTAAAGACGATGATGATGTAATTGAGGCTATTTTGATGCATTTAAGAAAGAGTGAAAAAGCATGA
- the groL gene encoding chaperonin GroEL (60 kDa chaperone family; promotes refolding of misfolded polypeptides especially under stressful conditions; forms two stacked rings of heptamers to form a barrel-shaped 14mer; ends can be capped by GroES; misfolded proteins enter the barrel where they are refolded when GroES binds), translating into MAKEIFFSDEARNKLYEGVKKLNDAVKVTMGPRGRNVLIQKSFGAPTITKDGVSVAKEVELKDSLENMGASLVREVASKTADQAGDGTTTATVLAHAIFKEGLRNITAGANPIEVKRGMDKACEAIVAELKKLSREVKDKKEIAQVATISANSDEKIGNLIADAMEKVGKDGVITVEEAKSINDELNVVEGMQFDRGYLSPYFITNTEKMTAELQNPFILLFDKKIANLKDLLPILEQIQKTGKPLLIIAEDIEGEALATLVVNKLRGVLNISAVKAPGFGDRRKAMLEDIAILTGGEVISEELGRTLESASIQDLGQASSVIIDKDNTTIVNGAGEKANIDARINQIKAQIAETSSDYDREKLQERLAKLSGGVAVIKVGAATETEMKEKKDRVDDALSATKAAVEEGIVIGGGAALIKAKSKISLNLQGDEAIGAAIVERALRAPLRQIAENAGFDAGVVVNTVENSKEENTGFDAAKGEYVNMLESGIIDPVKVERVALLNAVSVASMLLTTEATISEIKEDKPAMPDMSGMGGMGGMGGMM; encoded by the coding sequence ATGGCAAAAGAAATATTTTTTTCAGACGAAGCAAGAAATAAACTTTATGAAGGTGTTAAAAAACTTAATGATGCAGTAAAAGTTACTATGGGACCACGTGGTCGTAATGTATTAATCCAAAAAAGTTTTGGCGCTCCAACTATCACAAAAGATGGTGTGAGTGTGGCTAAAGAAGTGGAATTAAAAGATTCTTTAGAAAACATGGGTGCTTCTTTAGTTAGAGAAGTAGCTAGTAAAACAGCTGATCAAGCAGGTGATGGAACAACAACAGCAACAGTTTTAGCGCATGCTATTTTTAAAGAAGGTTTAAGAAATATCACAGCAGGTGCTAATCCTATTGAGGTTAAAAGAGGTATGGATAAAGCTTGTGAAGCCATAGTTGCTGAACTTAAAAAACTTTCTCGTGAAGTTAAAGATAAAAAAGAAATTGCTCAAGTTGCAACAATTTCTGCAAATTCAGATGAGAAAATCGGAAATTTAATCGCTGATGCTATGGAAAAAGTTGGAAAAGATGGTGTTATCACTGTTGAAGAAGCAAAATCAATCAATGATGAATTAAATGTAGTTGAAGGTATGCAATTTGATAGAGGCTATTTAAGCCCATATTTCATTACAAATACTGAAAAAATGACAGCTGAATTGCAAAATCCATTTATTTTGTTATTTGATAAAAAAATTGCTAATTTAAAAGATTTACTACCTATTTTAGAGCAAATTCAAAAAACAGGAAAACCACTTTTAATTATAGCTGAAGACATTGAAGGTGAAGCTTTAGCAACTTTAGTTGTAAATAAATTAAGAGGTGTTTTAAATATTTCAGCAGTTAAAGCTCCTGGATTTGGCGATAGAAGAAAAGCTATGCTTGAAGATATCGCTATTTTAACAGGTGGTGAAGTGATTTCTGAAGAGCTTGGAAGAACTTTAGAAAGTGCTAGTATCCAAGATTTAGGTCAAGCTTCAAGCGTGATTATTGACAAAGATAATACAACTATTGTAAATGGTGCAGGTGAAAAAGCAAATATTGATGCAAGAATTAATCAAATCAAAGCTCAAATTGCTGAAACAAGCTCAGATTATGATAGAGAAAAACTACAAGAAAGACTAGCTAAGTTAAGCGGTGGTGTAGCGGTGATTAAAGTTGGTGCTGCTACGGAAACTGAAATGAAAGAGAAAAAAGATAGAGTTGATGATGCATTAAGTGCTACAAAAGCTGCTGTTGAAGAAGGTATAGTAATAGGCGGTGGTGCTGCATTAATCAAAGCAAAATCAAAAATCAGCTTGAATTTGCAAGGTGATGAGGCTATTGGTGCTGCTATTGTAGAAAGAGCTTTAAGAGCACCTTTAAGACAAATTGCTGAAAATGCTGGATTTGATGCTGGTGTAGTTGTTAATACAGTAGAAAATAGTAAAGAAGAAAATACCGGTTTTGATGCTGCAAAAGGTGAATATGTAAATATGCTTGAAAGCGGTATTATTGATCCTGTTAAAGTAGAAAGAGTGGCTTTACTTAATGCAGTTTCAGTAGCTAGTATGCTTTTAACAACTGAAGCTACAATTAGTGAAATCAAAGAGGATAAACCTGCTATGCCTGATATGAGTGGTATGGGCGGTATGGGAGGCATGGGTGGTATGATGTAA
- a CDS encoding NUDIX domain-containing protein, giving the protein MKNLQEERFSNSKYIKPKRYTYIGKDNKKYTWDFIEALDSVSVFLYHTQKDSFVFVKQFRIPLWDYQKRNNLKLDDMGFSIELCSGLVDKNLSLDEIAKEECIEELGYTPKVVKKIGEFYTGFGSGVSRQFLFYAEITEDDKTGHGGGIDGEDIQAVWIKRKNFEKFSKENPIKTPLLEYAYLWFKGKN; this is encoded by the coding sequence ATGAAAAACTTACAAGAAGAGCGATTTTCCAACTCAAAATACATTAAACCTAAAAGATATACTTATATAGGCAAAGATAATAAAAAATATACTTGGGATTTTATAGAAGCATTAGATAGTGTTTCTGTTTTTTTATATCATACTCAAAAAGATTCTTTTGTCTTTGTAAAACAATTTAGAATTCCTTTATGGGATTATCAAAAACGTAATAATTTAAAATTAGATGATATGGGATTTAGTATAGAGCTTTGTTCAGGACTTGTTGATAAAAATTTGAGTTTAGACGAAATAGCTAAAGAAGAATGCATTGAAGAGCTAGGTTATACTCCTAAGGTTGTAAAAAAAATAGGAGAGTTTTATACAGGTTTTGGTTCAGGTGTAAGTAGACAGTTTTTATTTTATGCTGAAATTACCGAAGATGATAAAACTGGTCATGGTGGTGGAATTGATGGAGAGGATATTCAAGCAGTATGGATAAAAAGAAAAAACTTTGAAAAATTTTCTAAAGAAAATCCGATTAAAACTCCTTTGCTTGAATATGCGTATTTGTGGTTTAAAGGTAAGAATTGA
- a CDS encoding potassium channel family protein: MSFLKKLQKFLNWSPSPKPSINLNDELYEQLKFLRIPLIAVVVMTLIGAFGYMLTSNYNLNDAIYQAGMTFTTLGYTEVNPIPTAGRIFTVVYVLLTFTIFTFCMGLVIEIVKKGVLSKIIKERRMLHKVARLKNHFVICYHNDFTIELAQQFRENHIPFVVVDEVENFSEIAEKYNYPYYIESAPHTNTAFLKTNLSSAKGVITLSNNIADNIAIIASVRLFEKELQRINPYFILASSSNEDETEKLKKLGANSIVSATKLVAQRLSAMSARPDMENLLENYLYKKNSPIDLEEVKIPDESWVRFKRLKEIHLRDMANVSIVGILENKKFTPMPRGDTLIGTGAKLLIVGTADSIKIAKKIIKNKQKPDELKYI, from the coding sequence ATGTCTTTTTTAAAAAAGCTACAAAAATTCCTCAATTGGTCTCCCTCTCCAAAACCTTCAATTAATCTCAATGATGAGCTTTATGAGCAACTTAAATTTTTAAGAATTCCTCTTATTGCTGTTGTTGTTATGACATTAATTGGGGCTTTTGGTTATATGCTCACAAGTAATTACAACCTTAACGATGCTATTTATCAAGCCGGTATGACTTTTACCACTTTGGGTTATACTGAAGTTAATCCCATACCAACAGCGGGTAGAATTTTTACTGTTGTATATGTACTATTAACTTTTACAATATTTACTTTTTGTATGGGTTTAGTAATAGAAATAGTAAAAAAAGGTGTTTTATCTAAAATCATCAAGGAAAGAAGAATGCTGCATAAAGTTGCAAGATTAAAAAATCATTTTGTAATATGCTACCATAATGATTTTACCATAGAATTAGCACAGCAATTTAGAGAAAATCATATTCCTTTTGTTGTGGTTGATGAAGTTGAAAATTTCAGCGAGATTGCTGAAAAATATAATTATCCTTATTATATAGAAAGCGCACCTCATACTAATACAGCCTTTTTAAAAACCAATCTTTCTAGCGCAAAAGGCGTAATAACCCTTAGTAATAACATAGCAGATAATATTGCTATCATTGCCTCAGTAAGATTATTTGAAAAAGAACTACAAAGAATTAATCCTTATTTTATACTAGCTAGTTCAAGCAACGAAGATGAAACAGAAAAACTTAAAAAACTTGGAGCAAATTCTATTGTTTCTGCTACAAAATTAGTCGCACAAAGACTTAGCGCGATGTCAGCAAGACCAGATATGGAAAATTTATTAGAAAATTATCTTTATAAAAAAAATAGCCCTATTGATTTAGAAGAGGTTAAAATTCCTGATGAATCGTGGGTGAGATTTAAAAGATTAAAAGAAATTCATTTAAGAGATATGGCAAACGTAAGTATAGTAGGAATTTTAGAAAATAAAAAATTCACACCTATGCCAAGAGGTGATACTTTAATAGGTACTGGAGCAAAATTATTAATCGTAGGTACAGCAGATAGCATAAAAATAGCCAAAAAGATTATAAAAAACAAGCAAAAACCCGATGAGTTAAAATATATTTAA
- the rpmB gene encoding 50S ribosomal protein L28 encodes MSRICQITGKGPMVGNNVSHANNKTKRRFLPNLRTVRITLEDGTTRKVRVAASTLRTLKKQSSK; translated from the coding sequence ATGTCAAGAATTTGCCAAATTACAGGAAAAGGACCTATGGTAGGTAACAATGTTAGCCATGCTAACAATAAAACAAAAAGACGCTTTTTGCCAAATTTAAGAACAGTTCGTATTACTTTAGAAGATGGAACTACTAGAAAAGTTAGAGTTGCTGCTTCAACTTTAAGAACACTTAAAAAGCAAAGTAGTAAATAA
- the groES gene encoding co-chaperone GroES, which yields MNFQPLGKRILVKRLEEMKTTASGIIIPDNAKEKPLNGEVVAVSKEIEDVKVNDKVMFAKYGGTEIKLDNEEYLVLNIDDVLGIIK from the coding sequence ATGAATTTTCAACCTCTAGGAAAGCGCATTTTAGTAAAACGCTTAGAAGAAATGAAAACTACTGCTTCTGGGATTATTATACCAGATAATGCTAAAGAAAAGCCATTAAATGGTGAAGTTGTTGCAGTAAGCAAAGAAATAGAAGATGTTAAAGTAAATGATAAAGTAATGTTTGCAAAATACGGCGGAACTGAAATAAAACTTGATAATGAAGAGTATTTGGTTCTTAATATTGATGATGTTTTAGGGATTATTAAATAA